The proteins below are encoded in one region of Thermococcus celericrescens:
- a CDS encoding NADH-quinone oxidoreductase subunit C, with protein sequence MDMNEKPKVEEKVEEQKPQEVPEVEAPKLPDTKEGKLVAEVLEKAPYAEGNVRRERRVEFKVPADRIKEFLELASEKFEMLIQISVVDWLKEGEFELVYQLWSVSESVHAFVRTRIPRENAKMPTVMDIWPVAETYEREAHEFFGIIFEGNPRLGPFILEPREYEKHPLRKDFNMLGYVKTIYGEDFDRYDESKTNYVI encoded by the coding sequence ATGGATATGAACGAGAAGCCCAAAGTCGAGGAGAAGGTTGAGGAGCAGAAGCCCCAGGAGGTTCCGGAAGTGGAGGCTCCAAAACTCCCTGACACTAAGGAGGGGAAGCTGGTCGCAGAGGTGCTTGAGAAGGCCCCCTATGCCGAGGGCAACGTCAGACGCGAGAGGCGCGTTGAGTTCAAAGTCCCTGCGGACAGGATAAAGGAGTTCCTTGAGCTCGCGAGTGAGAAGTTCGAGATGCTCATCCAGATAAGCGTCGTTGACTGGCTCAAGGAGGGCGAGTTCGAGCTCGTCTACCAGCTCTGGAGCGTCAGTGAGAGTGTCCACGCATTCGTGAGGACGAGGATACCCAGGGAGAACGCAAAGATGCCGACCGTCATGGACATCTGGCCGGTCGCCGAGACCTACGAGAGGGAGGCCCACGAGTTCTTCGGCATTATATTCGAGGGCAACCCGAGGCTCGGTCCGTTCATCCTCGAGCCGAGGGAGTACGAGAAGCATCCGCTCAGGAAGGACTTCAACATGCTCGGCTACGTCAAGACTATCTACGGCGAGGATTTCGACAGATACGACGAGAGCAAGACCAACTACGTGATATGA
- a CDS encoding NuoB/complex I 20 kDa subunit family protein — protein MSERKNDEFINYELQEFKLFEPLFKWARKKSLWIVAFCTGCGGIEMPPLATARYDFERFGIMPNPAPRMGDLFLITGYVTPKTLKRIIITYEMMQDPKYVMIHGSCPINGGVYWDSYNVVKQFDKYLPVDVAIAGCMPRAEAVMDGIMEIMRKIEDGTADGWKRYRENYEYYRKNQDELFGEGWREKDARRWLAWI, from the coding sequence ATGAGCGAGAGGAAGAATGACGAGTTCATAAACTACGAGCTCCAGGAGTTCAAGCTCTTCGAGCCCCTGTTCAAGTGGGCCAGGAAGAAGAGCCTCTGGATAGTGGCCTTCTGTACCGGATGCGGCGGTATCGAGATGCCGCCGCTGGCCACCGCCAGGTACGACTTCGAGCGCTTTGGAATAATGCCCAACCCGGCACCGAGGATGGGTGACCTGTTCCTCATCACGGGCTACGTCACCCCGAAGACCCTCAAGAGGATAATCATAACCTACGAGATGATGCAGGATCCCAAGTACGTCATGATACACGGCTCATGCCCGATAAACGGCGGAGTCTACTGGGACTCCTACAATGTGGTCAAGCAGTTCGACAAGTACCTTCCGGTTGACGTTGCCATAGCCGGCTGCATGCCGAGGGCGGAGGCAGTCATGGACGGAATAATGGAGATAATGCGCAAGATAGAGGACGGAACCGCCGACGGCTGGAAGAGGTACAGGGAGAACTACGAGTACTACAGGAAGAATCAGGACGAACTGTTCGGTGAAGGATGGCGTGAGAAGGACGCCAGGAGGTGGCTGGCATGGATATGA
- a CDS encoding respiratory chain complex I subunit 1 family protein has product MIDWKLVLEVIGMLIYATFMGFIFMGIERKAMARIQRRVGPPIYQPIIDTLKLLGKKESVTHGFIYDFGPIFALGASIAALLFIPLANFQLFSANADLIVVAYLLEVPMLGIMLGAMSSGNPYSAVGVQRGLLTMVAMQLPYGLALIAIIQHWGTFKLSEIVALQQTQGWSVLVPALLLALIVFDIVFQAMLGLEPFDIITAPAEISMGPMVEYGGKHAAILFTQHAVQLFAETAFFAVLFLGGASNLLELLVKQIAVLFIAIFVASIYPRFTIDQAAKFFWKWPTILGIIAVLLTV; this is encoded by the coding sequence ATGATAGACTGGAAACTCGTGCTTGAAGTCATAGGAATGCTGATATACGCCACCTTCATGGGCTTCATCTTCATGGGCATTGAGAGAAAGGCAATGGCCAGGATACAGAGGCGCGTCGGACCTCCGATATACCAGCCGATCATAGACACCCTCAAGCTCCTCGGCAAAAAGGAGAGCGTTACCCACGGCTTCATCTACGACTTCGGACCGATATTCGCGCTTGGGGCCAGCATAGCTGCGCTCCTCTTCATCCCCCTCGCCAACTTCCAGCTCTTCAGCGCCAACGCAGACCTCATCGTTGTCGCCTACCTCCTTGAGGTACCGATGCTCGGTATAATGCTCGGTGCGATGAGCTCGGGCAACCCGTACTCGGCGGTCGGTGTCCAGCGTGGTCTGCTCACCATGGTGGCCATGCAGCTGCCCTACGGCCTGGCGCTGATAGCCATCATCCAGCACTGGGGAACCTTCAAGCTCAGCGAGATAGTGGCCCTCCAGCAGACCCAGGGATGGAGCGTGCTGGTTCCCGCGCTGCTCCTCGCCCTGATAGTCTTCGACATAGTCTTCCAGGCGATGCTCGGACTGGAGCCGTTCGACATCATCACTGCCCCGGCGGAAATCTCCATGGGTCCGATGGTCGAGTACGGCGGCAAGCACGCGGCCATACTCTTCACCCAGCACGCGGTTCAGCTCTTCGCAGAGACGGCGTTCTTTGCCGTGCTTTTCCTCGGCGGAGCTAGCAACCTGCTTGAGCTGCTGGTCAAGCAGATAGCGGTGCTCTTCATAGCGATATTCGTGGCCAGCATCTACCCGAGGTTCACCATAGATCAGGCGGCCAAGTTCTTCTGGAAGTGGCCGACCATACTGGGAATAATAGCCGTGCTCCTGACGGTGTGA
- a CDS encoding proton-conducting transporter transmembrane domain-containing protein, whose protein sequence is MINELLIILLAPLIAGVIAWALDIRGLREGIGIIGAAVPLAMLAKLYSTVLSEPVEYSLTVSGFTLQFQLNTMSWYFAAVASLVGLAMAFGMAVTSRESYDWLFALMSFTGVLGVFLSQDFVGFFLLWELMTFASFMMVLRRNRHESLKYFVLSVIGAYAMLIAIGMLYAKTGALDFASIRQALYMDAAMGTITTREMAVIFGLFLTAFGVKAGAFPLHVWAPGAYSETDQSYTAFFSGALSKAGAYGFLLLYILMGYKLYAAFGTFHNHLVFAYIIAWIGALTVVVASFLAVLQEDIRKLFAYSSVGQVGYILLAFGLGSTLGFAGGLFHVLSHAVFKGLFWLVTAAIILQTGKTQFKDMGGLAEKMPFTFAMGLIAVLSLSGIPPLAGFASKWLIYEAAISAHMPLVAGAIFLGSGLAFAYVVRFLYSVWFGQRPSDLEDVKEAPLPLLIAMAILAIPNLLFGVAPGLVTGYINKMLGGEVVGGDYYKLVTPTGTYNALLVTIVLMIGLAIAGLIYLYGAKVRKISVTNTYQSGNPVTEEFNLSIRKNFYRPLAEALDFWLKRSFDRFYERLAGMAEDFADSLRQAFYNGNVQSYSWYLVIVLLILALWGVL, encoded by the coding sequence ATGATCAACGAGCTGCTTATCATCCTCCTCGCGCCCCTGATTGCCGGTGTCATCGCGTGGGCGCTTGACATCAGGGGTCTCAGGGAGGGAATCGGCATCATCGGTGCCGCCGTACCTCTGGCCATGCTGGCCAAGCTTTATTCAACCGTCCTCAGCGAGCCGGTCGAATACTCGCTCACCGTCAGCGGGTTCACCCTCCAGTTCCAGCTCAACACCATGAGCTGGTACTTCGCGGCCGTCGCTTCCCTCGTCGGCCTCGCGATGGCCTTCGGAATGGCCGTCACCTCCAGGGAGAGCTACGACTGGCTCTTCGCCCTGATGAGCTTCACAGGAGTGCTCGGCGTCTTCCTGAGCCAGGACTTCGTGGGCTTCTTCCTGCTCTGGGAGCTCATGACCTTTGCCAGCTTCATGATGGTGCTCAGGAGGAACAGGCACGAGTCCCTCAAGTACTTCGTGCTCAGCGTCATAGGCGCCTACGCCATGCTCATAGCCATTGGAATGCTCTACGCCAAGACCGGTGCCCTTGACTTTGCGTCCATCAGGCAGGCGCTCTACATGGACGCGGCCATGGGCACCATAACGACCAGGGAGATGGCGGTGATATTCGGCCTCTTCCTGACCGCCTTCGGCGTCAAGGCCGGTGCCTTTCCGCTCCACGTCTGGGCGCCGGGAGCCTACAGCGAGACCGACCAGAGCTACACCGCCTTCTTCAGCGGCGCCCTCAGCAAGGCCGGAGCTTACGGTTTCCTCCTGCTCTACATCCTCATGGGCTACAAGCTCTACGCCGCCTTCGGAACCTTCCACAACCACCTGGTCTTCGCGTACATAATCGCCTGGATAGGCGCCCTCACCGTCGTGGTAGCCAGCTTCCTGGCCGTGCTTCAGGAGGACATCAGGAAGCTCTTCGCCTACTCCTCCGTTGGCCAGGTCGGCTACATACTGCTCGCTTTCGGCCTCGGAAGCACCCTGGGATTCGCGGGAGGCCTCTTCCACGTGCTCAGCCACGCGGTCTTCAAGGGCCTCTTCTGGCTCGTGACCGCGGCGATAATCCTCCAGACCGGCAAGACCCAGTTCAAGGACATGGGAGGCCTTGCTGAGAAGATGCCGTTCACCTTCGCGATGGGCCTCATAGCGGTGCTGAGCCTTTCGGGAATCCCGCCGCTGGCGGGCTTCGCCAGCAAGTGGCTCATCTACGAGGCGGCCATCAGCGCCCACATGCCCCTCGTCGCAGGTGCAATATTCCTCGGAAGCGGCCTGGCCTTTGCCTACGTTGTTAGGTTCCTCTACTCCGTCTGGTTCGGTCAGAGGCCGAGCGACCTTGAGGACGTCAAGGAGGCCCCGCTTCCGCTCCTGATAGCCATGGCCATACTGGCCATCCCGAATCTGCTCTTCGGTGTGGCTCCGGGCCTGGTCACGGGGTACATAAACAAGATGCTCGGTGGAGAGGTCGTCGGCGGCGACTACTACAAGCTTGTTACCCCGACCGGAACCTACAACGCCCTGCTCGTGACGATAGTCCTCATGATAGGCCTCGCCATAGCCGGGCTGATATACCTCTACGGCGCAAAGGTGAGGAAGATAAGCGTGACCAACACCTACCAGTCCGGTAACCCGGTCACTGAGGAGTTCAACCTGAGCATCAGGAAGAACTTCTACAGGCCACTCGCCGAGGCCCTCGACTTCTGGCTCAAGAGGAGCTTCGACAGGTTCTACGAGAGGTTAGCGGGCATGGCGGAGGACTTCGCGGACTCTCTCAGGCAGGCGTTCTACAACGGAAACGTCCAGAGCTACTCATGGTATCTGGTGATAGTGCTCCTTATACTCGCGCTGTGGGGGGTGCTGTGA
- a CDS encoding NADH-quinone oxidoreductase subunit K: MISVYYFGAISLILIGLYAVLVKKNLLKMLIGLSIMETGVNLLLVSIGYVAGRSAPILSEGIGPNQAVDPIPQALVLTAIVIGVATTAMALSVAMILHEKYGTLNVEEIRRLRG, encoded by the coding sequence ATGATTTCAGTCTACTACTTCGGTGCCATCTCCCTCATACTGATAGGCCTCTACGCAGTCCTCGTTAAGAAGAACCTCCTTAAGATGCTCATCGGGCTCAGCATAATGGAGACCGGCGTGAACCTCCTCCTGGTCAGCATCGGCTACGTTGCCGGAAGGAGCGCGCCCATACTGAGCGAGGGAATCGGGCCAAACCAGGCCGTTGATCCGATTCCCCAGGCGCTGGTTCTCACGGCGATAGTCATAGGCGTTGCCACCACCGCCATGGCCCTTAGTGTCGCCATGATACTCCACGAGAAGTACGGAACCCTTAACGTTGAGGAGATAAGGAGGTTGAGAGGATGA
- a CDS encoding Na(+)/H(+) antiporter subunit B: protein MLKRALAIISLLLIGYWIAQGLAGVPFGQDRMLVAQYYLDHVKEQTGAVNAVTAIVVNYRGFDTLGEVTVLFIASTGVGALLWRRKKQRTAKTEGSIVLTTGTRLLVPFVMLFGAYIFIHGHLTPGGGFPGGATIATAFLLLYMAFTAYEIPHKAFEKTEGAVGMAYVLVGLIGLAIGGYFLYDWIWQDWGFGVDNIGRLLSGGFIPIIYTIIGLKVGTELSGIIDNMVKEEVSE, encoded by the coding sequence ATGCTCAAACGTGCGCTCGCGATAATTTCCCTGCTCCTCATAGGCTACTGGATTGCCCAGGGACTCGCCGGAGTTCCCTTCGGGCAGGACAGGATGCTCGTTGCCCAGTACTACCTTGACCACGTTAAGGAACAGACCGGCGCGGTCAACGCCGTCACCGCAATAGTCGTTAACTACCGTGGATTCGATACCCTCGGTGAGGTCACCGTTCTGTTCATAGCCTCAACCGGCGTGGGTGCTCTCCTCTGGAGGAGGAAGAAGCAGAGGACCGCCAAGACCGAGGGCTCGATAGTTCTCACGACCGGAACCAGGCTCCTCGTGCCGTTTGTGATGCTCTTCGGTGCGTACATCTTCATCCACGGACACCTCACCCCCGGTGGAGGATTCCCCGGCGGAGCCACCATAGCCACCGCGTTCCTGCTGCTCTACATGGCCTTCACCGCCTACGAGATACCCCACAAGGCCTTCGAGAAGACCGAGGGTGCGGTTGGAATGGCCTACGTGCTCGTCGGCCTCATAGGCCTTGCCATAGGTGGCTACTTCCTCTACGACTGGATATGGCAGGACTGGGGCTTCGGCGTTGACAACATCGGCAGGCTCCTCAGCGGAGGATTCATCCCCATAATCTACACCATCATCGGCCTCAAGGTCGGCACCGAGCTGAGCGGAATCATCGACAACATGGTCAAGGAGGAGGTGAGCGAATGA
- a CDS encoding DUF4040 domain-containing protein yields MNGIALIEYLIVGIMIISAVLAVEWRDLLAAAVGMAAVSLFASLLFFMLQAPDVAMTEAAIGAALSGAIFIFAIKRTQRFETEEEEKPGWWVRW; encoded by the coding sequence ATGAACGGCATAGCACTTATCGAGTACCTGATAGTGGGCATAATGATAATCTCCGCAGTGCTCGCCGTCGAGTGGAGGGACCTCCTGGCGGCGGCAGTTGGAATGGCGGCGGTGAGTCTATTCGCGTCGCTGCTGTTCTTCATGCTGCAGGCCCCGGACGTCGCAATGACAGAGGCTGCCATAGGCGCAGCGCTCAGTGGTGCGATATTCATCTTCGCCATCAAGAGAACCCAGCGCTTTGAGACCGAGGAAGAGGAGAAGCCCGGCTGGTGGGTGAGGTGGTGA
- the mnhG gene encoding monovalent cation/H(+) antiporter subunit G, whose translation MNALAAIGEALVLIGTFFYLLSALGLIRMPDVYNRMQTSTKSATLGSLGVMVGVGIWALGTDFGSAAWLTKTVVIAIFLLLTNPISAHALIRAAYKSGVPLWEGSVVDKYREHLEGKEREEVEAPAASEETPAEEGGEE comes from the coding sequence ATGAACGCTCTGGCTGCGATAGGGGAAGCCCTCGTCCTCATAGGAACGTTCTTCTACTTGCTGTCAGCCCTGGGTCTCATCAGGATGCCCGACGTGTACAACAGGATGCAGACCTCGACCAAGAGCGCGACCCTTGGAAGCCTCGGTGTCATGGTCGGTGTTGGCATCTGGGCGCTCGGTACCGACTTCGGAAGCGCGGCATGGCTCACCAAGACCGTGGTCATCGCGATCTTCCTGCTGCTCACCAACCCAATAAGCGCCCACGCCCTCATCAGGGCCGCATACAAGAGCGGCGTACCCCTCTGGGAGGGCAGCGTTGTCGATAAGTACCGCGAGCACCTGGAAGGTAAGGAGAGGGAGGAAGTTGAGGCCCCCGCGGCATCCGAAGAAACACCCGCTGAGGAGGGTGGTGAGGAATGA
- a CDS encoding monovalent cation/H+ antiporter complex subunit F yields MIGINIYLALIAIATLLSVYRVFRGPTTVDRLVAVDIMTTITAGLMVLFALYYERMIFLDVALVYAILAFGGVIAFARYMEGGL; encoded by the coding sequence ATGATAGGGATAAACATCTACCTCGCCCTGATAGCGATAGCAACGCTGCTCAGCGTGTACAGGGTTTTCAGGGGACCGACTACCGTCGACAGGCTCGTTGCGGTTGATATCATGACCACCATCACCGCTGGACTCATGGTGCTCTTCGCACTCTACTACGAGCGCATGATATTCCTCGACGTGGCCCTGGTCTACGCGATACTCGCCTTCGGTGGAGTCATAGCATTCGCGCGCTACATGGAGGGAGGACTATGA
- a CDS encoding Na+/H+ antiporter subunit E: MGEASKISRYLYTVIVLFLIWLAITASLDVQELGFGLLLSLIVAAFTYEIFTTNGLANLHPKRIAYMIAYIPYFLWAMIMANLDVAYRVLHPKRPIRPGIVKCKTVLSSDVGKLALANSITLTPGTITLDVDEDEYFIHWIWVPDEALTESEEEHVKASSEGITVPFEKFLKVIFG, encoded by the coding sequence ATGGGAGAAGCAAGCAAAATAAGCAGATACCTGTACACGGTGATCGTACTGTTCTTGATATGGCTGGCCATAACGGCTAGCCTGGACGTACAGGAGCTGGGATTCGGCCTACTGCTGTCGCTCATAGTCGCGGCATTCACCTACGAGATATTCACCACCAACGGCCTGGCGAACCTCCACCCCAAGAGGATAGCGTACATGATAGCGTACATCCCCTACTTCCTCTGGGCCATGATCATGGCCAACCTCGACGTTGCCTACAGGGTCCTCCACCCCAAGAGACCCATAAGGCCCGGAATAGTGAAGTGCAAAACCGTTCTCAGCAGCGATGTCGGAAAGCTCGCCCTGGCCAACTCGATAACGCTGACCCCCGGAACAATAACCCTCGATGTTGACGAAGATGAGTACTTCATCCACTGGATATGGGTTCCGGATGAGGCCCTGACCGAGAGCGAAGAAGAGCACGTTAAGGCCTCCTCCGAGGGAATAACCGTTCCCTTCGAAAAGTTCCTGAAGGTGATCTTCGGATGA
- a CDS encoding radical SAM protein, producing the protein MIEVHLPHVTFEDAGESIRLVWRETLYADFDKGELARIIRRKYRVEPEITVRNGAMVIDTDYPGIEQYISIYIQNNLGAILRNRYTNRRVFYIHEGLDVPLLGYNAFGLIDRGTNLIQIRGVSGCNLSCVFCSVDEGPYSRTRKLDYVVDVDYLMKWFDEVARIKGRGLEAHLDGQGEPLIYPFRVELVQALREHPNVSVISMQSNGTLLTDKLVEELAEAGLDRVNLSLHSLDPDKARMLMGRKDYDLEHVLDMAEAMVNAGIDVLIAPVIIFGINDDEAEAFIEFARKIGAGKRWPALGFQNYIPYKFGRNPTIAKLVPFKDFYAWLRKLEEKTGMRPLVLKPKHFGMEKREFIPLSFRPGEIVKAEVVLPGRIKGEMLAKARNRLIEVINTDAEVGDMVRVRIVRTRHGIYIGTEI; encoded by the coding sequence ATGATCGAGGTTCACCTTCCCCACGTCACCTTTGAGGATGCCGGCGAGAGCATCAGGCTGGTCTGGAGAGAGACCCTCTACGCGGACTTCGACAAGGGCGAGCTGGCGAGGATTATACGGCGGAAGTACCGTGTTGAGCCGGAGATCACGGTACGCAACGGAGCCATGGTCATCGACACGGACTACCCTGGCATCGAGCAGTACATCTCGATATACATCCAGAACAACCTCGGCGCCATCCTGAGAAACCGCTACACCAACAGAAGGGTCTTCTATATCCACGAGGGACTTGACGTCCCGCTCCTGGGATACAACGCCTTCGGCCTGATTGACAGGGGGACCAACCTGATTCAAATTCGCGGCGTGAGCGGCTGCAACCTCAGCTGCGTCTTCTGCTCCGTTGATGAGGGGCCGTATTCGAGGACGAGGAAGCTCGACTATGTGGTTGATGTTGACTACCTGATGAAATGGTTCGATGAGGTCGCGAGGATAAAGGGGAGGGGCCTCGAGGCCCATCTCGACGGCCAGGGTGAGCCGCTCATCTATCCCTTCCGCGTTGAGCTCGTCCAGGCGCTCAGGGAGCACCCGAACGTGTCTGTAATCTCGATGCAGAGCAACGGGACACTCCTCACGGACAAACTCGTCGAGGAGCTGGCGGAGGCCGGCCTTGACCGTGTGAACCTTTCGCTCCACTCCCTCGATCCGGACAAGGCGAGGATGCTCATGGGCAGGAAGGACTACGACCTTGAGCACGTTCTGGACATGGCCGAGGCCATGGTGAACGCTGGAATCGACGTCCTCATCGCTCCGGTCATAATATTCGGCATAAACGACGACGAGGCCGAGGCCTTCATAGAGTTCGCGAGGAAAATCGGCGCCGGAAAGCGCTGGCCGGCCCTCGGCTTCCAGAACTACATCCCCTACAAGTTCGGAAGGAACCCCACAATAGCGAAGCTCGTTCCCTTTAAGGACTTCTACGCCTGGCTCAGGAAGCTTGAGGAGAAAACCGGGATGAGGCCGCTCGTCCTGAAGCCCAAGCACTTCGGAATGGAAAAGCGCGAGTTCATCCCCCTCTCCTTCCGGCCGGGAGAAATCGTCAAGGCGGAGGTCGTCCTCCCGGGGAGGATAAAGGGTGAGATGCTCGCGAAGGCCCGGAACCGCCTCATCGAGGTCATCAACACCGACGCCGAGGTAGGGGACATGGTGAGGGTGCGGATAGTCAGAACGAGGCACGGCATATACATTGGCACGGAGATTTAG
- the wecB gene encoding non-hydrolyzing UDP-N-acetylglucosamine 2-epimerase yields the protein MKPAFVFGTRPEIIKLAPVIRAFLDKGVKPLLIHTGQHYDYEMSSVFLEELEMPPIDHHLEVGSGTQAEQTGLAMIKIEKVLMDERPDVVLVQGDTNTVLAGALASVKLKIPVAHVEAGLRSFDRTMPEEINRILADHASEVLFPPTEEARKNLEREGITENVYVVGNTVVDAVLQNAEVAERKSDVLERFGLKPKEYVLITAHRAENTDSRENLERLIEILEGLPIRAVYPMHPRTRGRLEEFSLWERVASIENLTVTKPLGYLDFLKLERNAFTIMTDSGGVQEEAIILNVPCLTLRYNTERPETVAAGGNVLVGLEKERALGHLQKLLEDREFYRKMAEAANPFGDGKAGERIAEILLELHKRGELMVKGSKFI from the coding sequence TTGAAACCCGCCTTTGTATTCGGAACCCGGCCGGAGATAATAAAGCTCGCGCCGGTAATACGGGCGTTCCTTGATAAGGGTGTTAAGCCGCTCCTGATTCACACCGGACAGCACTACGACTACGAGATGAGCAGCGTCTTTCTGGAAGAGCTGGAGATGCCCCCCATAGACCACCACCTCGAGGTCGGTTCGGGAACGCAGGCCGAGCAGACGGGTCTCGCGATGATTAAGATCGAGAAGGTCCTGATGGACGAGAGGCCAGACGTCGTGCTCGTTCAGGGGGACACCAACACAGTCCTGGCCGGGGCTCTAGCCAGCGTCAAGCTCAAAATCCCCGTTGCCCACGTGGAGGCCGGCCTCAGAAGCTTTGACCGGACGATGCCGGAGGAGATAAATCGCATCCTTGCAGACCACGCGAGCGAGGTTCTCTTCCCCCCAACGGAGGAGGCCCGGAAAAACCTGGAGCGCGAGGGCATAACGGAGAACGTTTACGTCGTTGGCAACACCGTTGTGGATGCCGTTCTCCAGAACGCGGAGGTGGCGGAGAGAAAGAGCGATGTGCTCGAGAGGTTTGGACTGAAGCCGAAGGAATACGTACTCATAACCGCCCACCGCGCCGAGAACACCGACAGCAGGGAGAACCTCGAAAGACTCATTGAGATTCTGGAAGGGCTTCCAATAAGGGCGGTTTACCCGATGCATCCCCGCACGAGGGGCAGGCTCGAGGAGTTCAGCCTCTGGGAGAGGGTGGCCTCAATAGAGAACCTGACCGTGACAAAGCCCCTTGGCTACCTCGACTTCCTGAAGCTCGAGAGGAACGCCTTCACGATAATGACCGACTCGGGCGGCGTCCAGGAAGAGGCAATAATCCTAAACGTGCCCTGCCTAACGCTCCGCTACAACACCGAGAGGCCGGAAACCGTCGCCGCGGGCGGCAACGTTCTCGTAGGCCTGGAGAAGGAGCGCGCCCTGGGGCATCTCCAGAAACTCCTGGAGGACAGGGAGTTCTACAGGAAAATGGCCGAGGCAGCGAATCCGTTCGGCGACGGAAAGGCCGGGGAGAGGATAGCGGAAATTCTGCTGGAGCTCCATAAGAGGGGTGAGCTGATGGTTAAGGGCTCAAAGTTTATTTAA
- a CDS encoding UDP-N-acetyl-D-mannosamine dehydrogenase, which translates to MRDRIEKRTAEIAVIGLGYIGLPTAIMFANAGFKVTGYEIRKDVVERINSGKAHIVEPDIDDLLRKAIESGKLRATSNPADIRGKDVYIICVQTPLREDRTPNLTYLESAVETVAKAMKPGSLIVIESTIPPLTTVRMAELIEELTGLKPGRDFYMVHAPERVMPGRIFRELVYNSRILGGITPESAELAERLYRSFVKGQIFRTKSTVSEVVKLMENTFRDVNIALANEFAYLAHQYEINVFEAIELANSHPRVKIHVPGIGVGGHCLPKDPHLLVWPAKDDFGLIRLAREINDGMPLLVKDLLFEALRTINLPPEKAVVAVLGLAYKGDSDDTRNSPASAFVEAIVDDVAEVRTYDPFVEGTHGSLEEALRGADAVVIATDHTVFKSLDWETLGKLMRNRVLIDGRRVVEVPPEGFVFKGVGRGEY; encoded by the coding sequence ATGAGGGACAGGATAGAGAAGAGAACGGCGGAGATAGCTGTCATCGGCCTCGGGTACATCGGCCTCCCGACCGCGATAATGTTCGCCAACGCGGGCTTCAAGGTTACCGGATATGAAATAAGGAAGGACGTTGTTGAGAGGATAAACTCCGGAAAGGCCCACATAGTCGAGCCGGATATAGACGATCTCCTCAGGAAGGCCATTGAGAGCGGAAAGCTGCGGGCAACGTCGAATCCCGCCGACATCAGGGGAAAGGACGTCTACATAATCTGTGTCCAAACGCCCCTAAGGGAGGACAGGACGCCCAACCTCACATACCTGGAAAGCGCCGTTGAAACCGTCGCAAAGGCGATGAAGCCGGGTTCACTCATCGTTATCGAGAGCACCATTCCACCACTCACGACGGTTAGAATGGCCGAGCTCATAGAGGAGCTGACCGGATTGAAGCCGGGAAGGGATTTCTACATGGTTCATGCGCCGGAGAGGGTGATGCCTGGCAGGATATTCCGGGAGCTGGTGTACAACTCGCGCATCCTCGGTGGAATAACCCCCGAAAGTGCCGAGCTTGCCGAAAGGCTCTACCGCTCCTTTGTTAAAGGACAGATATTCAGGACAAAATCGACCGTCAGTGAGGTTGTCAAGCTCATGGAGAACACTTTCAGGGACGTCAACATCGCCCTCGCGAACGAGTTTGCCTATCTCGCCCACCAGTACGAGATAAACGTCTTCGAGGCCATAGAACTGGCCAACAGCCACCCGCGCGTTAAAATCCACGTTCCGGGAATAGGCGTTGGCGGCCACTGCCTTCCAAAGGACCCTCACCTTCTCGTCTGGCCGGCGAAGGACGACTTTGGCCTCATAAGGCTCGCGAGAGAGATAAACGACGGTATGCCCCTCCTCGTCAAGGATCTTCTTTTCGAGGCGCTGAGAACCATCAACCTCCCGCCGGAAAAGGCTGTGGTCGCGGTCCTTGGGCTGGCATACAAAGGGGACAGCGACGACACCAGGAACTCCCCCGCCTCCGCCTTCGTGGAAGCCATCGTGGATGACGTGGCGGAGGTAAGGACGTACGACCCGTTCGTGGAAGGAACCCACGGGAGCCTCGAGGAAGCCCTGAGGGGCGCCGATGCGGTGGTCATAGCGACGGACCACACGGTCTTCAAATCCCTCGACTGGGAAACTCTCGGGAAGCTCATGCGGAACCGCGTTCTCATCGACGGCCGTCGCGTGGTCGAGGTGCCACCCGAAGGGTTCGTCTTCAAAGGCGTTGGGAGGGGTGAGTATTGA